A genomic segment from Aegilops tauschii subsp. strangulata cultivar AL8/78 chromosome 1, Aet v6.0, whole genome shotgun sequence encodes:
- the LOC109770946 gene encoding leghemoglobin reductase translates to MAMASLARRRAAEAVLLRRPHAAAWASACRGYAASGEESDVVVIGGGPGGYVAAIKAAQLGLKTTCIEKRGALGGTCLNVGCIPSKALLHSSHMYHEAKSSFAHHGVKFSNLEVDLPAMMAQKDKAVSGLTKGIEGLFKKNKVEYVKGFGKLVSPSEVSVDLVDGGSTIVKGKNIIVATGSDVKSLPGVTIDEKKIVSSTGALALTEIPKKLVVIGAGYIGLEMGSVWNRLGSEVTVVEFAPDIVPSMDGEIRKQFQRMLEKQKFKFMLKTKVVGVDTSGSGVKLTVEPAAGGEQTVIEADVVLVSAGRVPYTAGIGLDAIGVETDKGGRVLVDNRFMTNVKGVYAIGDAIPGPMLAHKAEEDGVACVEFIAGKEGHVDYDTVPGVVYTHPEVASVGKTEEQVKASGVAYQVGKFPLLANSRAKAIDDAEGMVKVISEKETDRILGVHIMSPGAGEIIHEAVLALQYGASSEDIARTCHAHPTVSEALKEACMNTYDKAIHM, encoded by the exons ATGGCGATGGCGAGCTTGGCGAGGAGGCGCGCGGCGGAGGCGGTGCTGCTGCGGCGGCCCCACGCGGCGGCGTGGGCGTCCGCGTGCCGGGGGTACGCCGCGTCGGGGGAGGAGAGCGACGTCGTCGTGATCGGCGGCGGGCCCGGCGGGTACGTGGCGGCCATCAAGGCAGCGCAGCTCGGCCTTAAGACCACCTGCATCGAGAAGAGGGGCGCGCTCGGGGGGACCTGCCTCAACGTCGGCTGCATCCCGTCCAAG GCTCTTCTGCATTCGTCGCATATGTACCATGAGGCAAAGTCTTCTTTTGCACACCATGGCGTCAAGTTCTCCAATCTGGAGGTAGATCTGCCTGCAATGATGGCTCAGAAAGACAAGGCTGTTTCTGGGCTTACAAAGGGCATCGAAGGCCTGTTCAAGAAGAACAAGGTTGAGTATGTTAAAGGGTTTGGGAAGCTTGTCTCTCCGTCAGAGGTATCTGTGGATTTAGTTGATGGTGGTAGCACTATCGTCAAAGGGAAGAACATAATTGTTGCCACTGGCTCAGATGTGAAATCGCTCCCTGGAGTTACAATTGATGAGAAGAAGATTGTGTCATCTACTGGGGCTCTTGCACTTACAGAAATACCAAAGAAGTTGGTGGTCATTGGAGCTGGATACATAGGTCTAGAGATGGGTTCTGTCTGGAACAGGCTAGGGTCTGAAGTGACTGTGGTTGAATTTGCCCCTGATATTGTCCCATCAATGGATGGAGAGATAAGGAAGCAGTTTCAGCGTATGCTGGAGAAGCAAAAGTTTAAGTTCATGCTCAAGACAAAGGTTGTTGGGGTCGATACCTCTGGAAGTGGTGTCAAGTTAACTGTGGAGCCTGCAGCTGGTGGAGAGCAGACTGTCATTGAGGCTGATGTTGTCCTTGTATCTGCTGGCAGAGTCCCATACACTGCTGGTATTGGGTTGGACGCCATTGGTGTTGAGACAGACAAGGGCGGAAGGGTCCTTGTCGACAATCGCTTTATGACAAATGTTAAGGGCGTATACGCGATTGGAGATGCGATACCTGGACCGATGCTTGCACACAAGGCTGAGGAGGATGGTGTTGCATGTGTTGAATTTATCGCGGGGAAGGAGGGCCATGTTGACTATGACACTGTACCTGGCGTGGTGTACACACACCCAGAGGTGGCCTCCGTTGGCAAGACGGAGGAACAGGTCAAGGCATCTGGTGTAGCCTACCAGGTTGGGAAGTTCCCCCTGCTGGCAAACAGTCGGGCGAAGGCAATTGATGATGCCGAAGGGATGGTGAAGGTGATATCTGAGAAGGAAACTGACAGAATCCTCGGCGTACACATAATGTCCCCTGGCGCTGGCGAGATCATCCACGAGGCTGTGCTTGCACTTCAGTATGGAGCATCCAGTGAGGACATTGCCCGTACGTGCCATGCGCATCCGACAGTGAGCGAGGCCCTGAAGGAGGCATGCATGAACACCTACGACAAGGCGATCCACATGTGA